Part of the Bacillus sp. N1-1 genome, CATTGATTAAAAAATACGTAGCCACAACTATGATAACTTTACTTTTGCTAAGTGTTTTGTCAGCATGCAACACTGAATCAAAATCTTCTGCAGAGCAAGAAGCAACGGAGCGGCCCATTCTTGTTCAGGGGCCAATGCCAATTGAAGCAGAAGAATTTGCACAAAAACTAGAGAATGTAACGGAAGAAACTTCAGGTTCGTTTGTTTTTTATAAAGGAACGGTAGATAATTATCCAGTTATCGTTGCAAAAACGGGCAAAGGCATGGAAAATACGGCAGCCGCTACTGCCGTAGCAATCGAGAAATACAATCCACTTGCGATTATCAACCAGGGTACTTCGGGTGGCCATGACCCTGAATTAGAAGTATTTGATATTGTTTTAGGCGAAAGAACGACGAATATCGGATCTTTAAAAACGGTTAACTTGAATGAGGATGAAGGTATAAAGCCAACGGAATGGAAGCCAATGGATTTAATGGCGTCTGAAGGTAGCGCAGGGGAGGATCCTGATGCAGAAAACATTCGGTACTTTGAAGGAGATCAAGACCTACTTGCTGCAGCAAATGCTGTGAAGGATGACTATCAAAAAGGAAAAGTTGTGGAAGGAACGATTGGTTCTGCCGACGTGTGGAATAATGAAATTGATCGTATTAAGTGGTTTCATGAGAAGTATGGTACTTCCGTTGAAGAAATGGAAGGCGCTGCAGGAGCACAAATCGCTCAAGCCTACGACGTACCTTTCCTTGGGATTCGTATTCTTTCAAATAATAAAGTAAACGGAGGAGAATACAACCCAAATACTGCTGAAGCTAATCAGGAGTATGTTTACAAAGTTGTCCAACAGTATATAAAGAATCAAGAAAATAACTAAAATCCCGCCGGGTTTAAACAAGAAACAGCTTAAGTAATAAGTGCATTGTAAGACGCACTTTTCTTAAGCTGTTTTTTTATTTTCTTATCTATCTAACTTTCCTGCTTGCGACAGTATGCTAGTTTTTTGTGCTTTTCATTTTACACTTTGTATAGTGTATCAAAGAAATGAATCTTCTACACTTTTATTAGAAAGAAAATTCAGTTAATTACTCGAATGGGAGGGTATACATATGTCAGATTCAGTGAAAATTGGGTTGATTCAGGCCAAAAATGATGTCGATGGTAACGAACCGGTTGAGCTGCATAAGCAAAAAGCGATTGAAAAACATATTCAGCTTGTAAGAGAAGCAAGTGAAAAGGGAGCTCAAATTGTCTGTTTACAAGAGATTTTCTATGGACCGTATTTTTGTGCAGAGCAGAATACGAAGTGGTACGACGCTGCAGAAGAAATTCCTGAGGGACCGACGACGGTAAGGTTTCAAGCACTTGCTCGTGAACTTGGAATCGTGATCGTATTACCTATTTATGAACGTGAAGGTATATCAACCTATTACAACACAGCTGCTGTCCTTGATGCGGATGGTTCATATCTTGGAAAATACCGAAAACAACATATTCCGCACGTAGCGGTTGGGGACAACGGACACGGCTTCTGGGAAAAGTATTATTTTAAGCCAGGAAACCTTGGATATCCTGTGTTTGATACGACTTTCGGAAAAATTGGCGTATACATTTGTTATGATCGTCACTTTCCTGAAGGAGCGCGCTTACTTGGGTTAAACGGAGCAGAGATTGTTTTTAACCCTTCCGCTACAGTAGCTGGACTTTCTAAATATTTATGGAAGCTTGAGCAGCCAGCTCATGCTGTTGCGAACGGCTACTATTTAGGAGCAATTAATCGCGTCGGGACTGAAGCTCCATGGAATATGGGGGAATTTTATGGCCAGTCATATTTGGTAGACCCACGTGGCAACTTTGTTGCGATGGGCTCGCGTGATGAAGATGAAGTTATTATCGGTG contains:
- a CDS encoding 5'-methylthioadenosine/S-adenosylhomocysteine nucleosidase, encoding MRKPLIKKYVATTMITLLLLSVLSACNTESKSSAEQEATERPILVQGPMPIEAEEFAQKLENVTEETSGSFVFYKGTVDNYPVIVAKTGKGMENTAAATAVAIEKYNPLAIINQGTSGGHDPELEVFDIVLGERTTNIGSLKTVNLNEDEGIKPTEWKPMDLMASEGSAGEDPDAENIRYFEGDQDLLAAANAVKDDYQKGKVVEGTIGSADVWNNEIDRIKWFHEKYGTSVEEMEGAAGAQIAQAYDVPFLGIRILSNNKVNGGEYNPNTAEANQEYVYKVVQQYIKNQENN
- a CDS encoding nitrilase-related carbon-nitrogen hydrolase, with amino-acid sequence MSDSVKIGLIQAKNDVDGNEPVELHKQKAIEKHIQLVREASEKGAQIVCLQEIFYGPYFCAEQNTKWYDAAEEIPEGPTTVRFQALARELGIVIVLPIYEREGISTYYNTAAVLDADGSYLGKYRKQHIPHVAVGDNGHGFWEKYYFKPGNLGYPVFDTTFGKIGVYICYDRHFPEGARLLGLNGAEIVFNPSATVAGLSKYLWKLEQPAHAVANGYYLGAINRVGTEAPWNMGEFYGQSYLVDPRGNFVAMGSRDEDEVIIGEVNKKMIREVRDTWQFYRDRRPETYGEMTSLLP